In a genomic window of Gossypium arboreum isolate Shixiya-1 chromosome 9, ASM2569848v2, whole genome shotgun sequence:
- the LOC108455808 gene encoding uncharacterized protein LOC108455808 — MVKLASARESRTYGPRLAQSRAEYMNAGLYLFSTIVLICGFAAEFSREPRSGLVLMLIALGLIILVNIHDLLAHLAGIDYRFTLMGFDPQLALVEFSVPLVQILGSLLLFLGILFLFIQAEKGYGFFKLERHALGMLVAGPVLWVVGSIHNSCQIYERADAHVQILQQSVHIPFLIGSVLFMVGAILNGREQTGVIHHGLQLLGKRWVWLGICGSVMFMIGGLTNVVKVFKMQQMNGIRLEKLRGGAQNGLIEGREGQVPLISDDDLRRKMEVDEVKAATAATPTPYKDVLLART; from the exons ATGGTGAAACTAGCCTCAGCAAGAGAGAGTCGAACGTACGGTCCAAGGCTGGCTCAGAGCAGGGCCGAGTACATGAACGCAGGGCTATATTTGTTTTCAACCATTGTGTTAATTTGTGGTTTTGCAGCAGAGTTTTCAAGGGAACCCAGATCGGGTCTTGTTCTAATGCTTATTGCATTGGGTCTTATAATTTTGGTTAACATCCATGACCTTTTGGCTCATCTCGCCGGCATCGATTATCGTTTCACTTTGATGGGTTTCGATCCCCAGCTTGCTCTCGTTGAATTCTCTGTTCCACTGGTTCAAATCTTAGGCTCACTGCTTCTCTTTCTGGGAATTCTCTTCCTCTTCATTCAG GCGGAGAAAGGGTACGGGTTTTTTAAACTGGAGAGGCATGCTTTGGGAATGCTTGTTGCTGGACCGGTTTTATGGGTTGTTGGGTCGATTCATAACTCGTGTCAAATCTATGAGAGAGCCGATGCACATGTTCAAATCTTGCAACAGAGTGTCCACATCCCGTTTTTAATAGGCAGTGTATTGTTCATGGTGGGAGCTATTCTCAACGGCCGCGAGCAAACTGGAGTTATTCATCATGGTTTGCAATTACTG GGAAAAAGATGGGTGTGGTTAGGGATATGTGGGAGCGTAATGTTTATGATAGGGGGGTTGACGAATGTGGTAAAGGTGTTCAAGATGCAGCAAATGAACGGGATTAGGCTTGAGAAATTGCGTGGCGGAGCACAAAACGGGTTGATTGAAGGCAGGGAAGGGCAGGTGCCGCTCATTAGTGACGACGACCTGCGGAGGAAAATGGAAGTTGATGAGGTCAAAGCCGCCACTGCTGCCACGCCCACGCCTTACAAGGATGTGCTTCTTGCTCGGACTTGA
- the LOC108454287 gene encoding ATP-dependent zinc metalloprotease FTSH 11, chloroplastic/mitochondrial-like gives MILSLSLFCPHHPCLSSPLPIPRFHPPPPSLSFNPTPFCPPPLFLFSRLHPRPFSIPCSLHPDNVNSDSKLDSHLEPSIPLVSDVDGFENAAEGFEANNINEEPENAVDNNGQSDELAGDKGPKTKIPVMVFFMGIWAMIKNGMDKLALDWFSWWPFWRQEKRLDRLIAEADVNPKDAAKQSALLAELNKHSPESVIKRFEQRDHAVDSRGVAEYLRALVVTNAIAEYLPDEHAGKPSCLPTLLQELKQRASGNVDEPFLSPGISQKHPLHVVMVDPKVSNRSRFAQELISTILFTVAVGLVWLMGAAALQKYVGSLGGIGTSGVGSSSSYAPKELNKEVMPEKNVKTFKDVKGCDDAKQELEEVVEYLKNPSKFTRLGGKLPKGILLTGAPGTGKTLLAKAIAGEAGVPFFYRAGSEFEEMFVGVGARRVRSLFQAAKKKAPCIIFIDEIDAIGSTRKQWEGHTKKTLHQLLVEMDGFEQNEGIILMAATNLPDILDPALTRPGRFDRHIVVPNPDVRGRQEILDLYLHDKPLSDDVDVKAIARGTPGFNGADLANLVNIAAIKAAVEGANKLTASQLEHAKDRILMGTERKTMFLSEESKKLTAFHESGHAIVAFNTEGAHPIHKATIMPRGSALGMVTQLPSDDETSISKKQLLARLDVCMGGRVAEELIFGQDHVTTGARSDLQTATELAKYMVSNCGMSDAIGPVNIKERPSSEMQSRIDAEVVKLLREAYDRVTTLLKKHEKALHALANALLEYETLSAEEIKRILLPHREGGFPEQQEQQEEGELVLA, from the exons ATGATCCTCTCCCTTTCTCTCTTCTGCCCCCATCACCCTTGTCTTTCTTCTCCTCTTCCTATCCCACGCTTTCACCCTCCTCCTCCTTCCCTCTCTTTCAACCCCACTCCCTTTTGCCCTCCTCCACTTTTCCTTTTTTCCCGATTGCATCCCCGTCCTTTTTCAATCCCTTGCTCATTGCACCCCGACAATGTTAACTCCGATTCCAAATTGGATTCTCATCTTGAACCTTCCATCCCTTTGGTTTCGGATGTTGATGGATTTGAGAATGCGGCCGAGGGGTTTGAAGCGAATAACATCAATGAGGAACCTGAGAATGCGGTGGACAACAATGGGCAGAGTGATGAATTGGCGGGAGATAAAGGGCCCAAAACCAAAATCCCTGTCATGGTGTTTTTTATGGGAATTTGGGCTATGATAAAGAATGGAATGGACAAGTTAGCTTTGGATTGGTTCAGTTGGTGGCCGTTTTGGCGTCAGGAGAAACGTCTTGACCGCTTGATTGCCGAAGCCGATGTCAATCCCAAAGATGCCGCTAAACAAAGCGCTTTGCTAGCTGAGCTTAACAAGCACAG tcccGAGTCCGTGATTAAGCGATTTGAACAAAGGGATCATGCGGTAGACAGTAGAGGAGTTGCCGAATATCTTCGAGCGTTGGTAGTCACTAATGCCATTGCTGAATATCTTCCGGATGAACACGCTGGAAAGCCTTCTTGTCTTCCTACTTTG ttgcaagaattaaagCAGCGTGCATCTGGGAATGTGGATGAGCCCTTCTTAAGCCCAGGAATTTCTCAGAAGCATCCGTTGCATGTCGTGATG GTTGATCCTAAAGTTTCAAACAGATCACGATTTGCACAAGAGCTTATTTCAACTATCTTGTTCACGGTTGCTGTTGGATTGGTTTG GTTAATGGGTGCTGCTGCACTTCAGAAGTATGTAGGAAGCTTGGGTGGAATAGGAACTTCAGGTGTTGGATCAAGTTCCTCATATGCccccaaagaattgaacaaagaagtGATGCCTGAGAAG AATGTTAAAACATTTAAGGATGTCAAAGGCTGTGATGATGCAAAACAAGAGCTTGAGGAAGTAGTGGAGTACCTTAAAAACCCATCAAAGTTCACCCGCCTTGGGGGAAAGCTGCCAAAG GGAATCCTTTTGACTGGAGCTCCTGGAACTGGAAAAACTTTGCTGGCCAAG GCTATTGCTGGGGAAGCTGGGGTACCTTTCTTCTATAGAGCAGGATCTGAATTTGAGGAAAT GTTTGTTGGTGTTGGTGCTCGGCGTGTGAGATCCCTTTTCCAAGCAGCTAAGAAAAAG gCTCCTTGCATCATTTTCATTGATGAAATAGATGCTATTGGATCCACACGAAAACAATGGGAAGGCCACACCAAAAAAACACTGCATCAGCTGCTAGTTGAAATGGATGGTTTTGAACAGAATGAG GGAATAATTCTGATGGCTGCAACAAATCTACCTGATATTCTTGATCCAGCTTTGACAAGACCTGGTAGATTTGATAGGCAT ATCGTTGTCCCTAATCCAGATGTAAGAGGCCGTCAAGAGATTTTGGATCTCTACCTACATGATAAACCTTTATCTGATGACGTAGATGTTAAAGCAATTGCTCGTGGTACTCCTGGATTCAATGGAGCAG ATCTAGCAAACTTGGTGAATATTGCTGCAATTAAAGCTGCAGTTGAAGGTGCAAATAAATTGACTGCTTCACAGTTGGAGCATGCTAAAGATAGGATACTCATGGGTACTGAACGTAAAACAATGTTTTTATCAGAAGAGTCAAAGAAG CTCACTGCTTTTCATGAGAGTGGCCATGCAATTGTCGCTTTCAACACTGAAGGTGCACATCCAATCCACAAGGCTACAATCATGCCCCGTGGATCTGCTCTGGGAATGGTAACCCAATTGCCATCAGATGATGAGACGTCAATCAGCAAGAAGCAATTATTAGCTCGTCTTGATGTTTGTATGGGAGGAAGAGTTGCGGAAGAACTCATTTTCGGCCAGGACCATGTCACAACTGGAGCAAGAAGTGATCTGCAGACGGCTACCGAGCTTGCTAAGTATATG GTATCAAATTGTGGGATGAGTGATGCAATTGGACCAGTTAATATTAAAGAGCGACCAAGTTCAGAAATGCAGTCTCGCATTGATGCTGAA GTTGTAAAGCTTCTAAGAGAAGCATATGATCGTGTGACAACCCTGTTAAAAAAG CACGAGAAGGCATTGCACGCATTAGCAAATGCACTTTTGGAGTACGAAACACTAAGTGCAGAAGAAATAAAGCGCATTCTTCTCCCACATCGGGAAGGAGGTTTTCCCGAACAGCAAGAACAACAGGAAGAGGGGGAGCTAGTATTGGCGTAA
- the LOC108454689 gene encoding abscisic acid receptor PYL8-like has translation MNVSSSAAATEYIKRHHRHEAGENQCSSALVKLIKAPLPLVWSLVRRFDEPQKYKPFVSRCVAPGNLEIGSLREVDVKSGLPATTSTERLELLDDNEHILSIRIIGGDHRLQNYSSIISVHPEMIDGRPGTLVIESFVVDVPEGNTKDETCFFVEALIKCNLKSLADVSEGLAMQDRTERIDIRKLGAER, from the exons ATGAACGTGAGTAGCAGTGCGGCGGCGACTGAGTATATAAAGAGGCATCACAGGCATGAGGCTGGAGAGAATCAGTGTAGTTCAGCTCTCGTTAAGCTCATCAAAGCTCCTCTTCCTCTG GTATGGTCTTTGGTGAGAAGATTTGATGAACCTCAGAAGTATAAACCCTTTGTCAGCCGGTGTGTGGCGCCAGGAAACCTTGAAATTGGGAGTCTTAGAGAAGTGGATGTCAAGTCGGGACTCCCGGCGACTACGAGTACTGAAAGACTGGAACTCCTAGATGATAATGAGCATATCCTAAGCATAAGGATTATCGGTGGGGATCACCGACTTCAG AACTACTCTTCTATCATATCAGTCCATCCAGAGATGATAGATGGAAGACCTGGGACACTAGTGATCGAATCCTTCGTGGTGGATGTGCCGGAGGGTAATACCAAAGATGAAACATGTTTCTTTGTTGAAGCATTGATCAAATGCAATCTCAAATCACTTGCAGATGTGTCGGAGGGGCTGGCAATGCAGGACCGGACTGAACGGATCGATATTCGAAAGTTGGGAGCTGAAAGATAG
- the LOC108455428 gene encoding probable trehalose-phosphate phosphatase D has protein sequence MAKFLSRDINLMGFQISHSNKQKLKPFYDDPDSMLPDVEAYASWLLKHPSALNSFDCIMKEAKGKKVVVFLDYDGTLSPIVEDPDKAFMSTEMRAALREVAKQFPTSIISGRSRDKVKEFVQLNNVCYAGSHGLDIMQPPKSCDKKGNEGAFQPAKLFLPAIQEISMELEHKIGETQGAKIEDNMFCISVHYRQVPPQDQGNLKEKVKSVVENRPEFRLTEGKMVLEVRPSMEWNKGDALNYLLHTLGFSNANDVLSLYIGDDQTDEDAFKVIAGKREGFPIVVSSIPKETKAWYSLRDPSEVLAFLLRLAKWNKSQASFLQLDYV, from the exons ATGGCAAAGTTTTTAAGCAGAGACATTAATTTAATGGGGTTTCAAATATCGCATTCCAATAAACAGAAATTAAAACCTTTCTATGATGATCCTGACTCTATGCTACCTGATGTTGAAGCCTATGCTTCCTGGCTG CTGAAGCACCCTTCTGCATTGAACTCATTTGATTGCATAATGAAAGAAGCAAAGGGGAAAAAGGTGGTGGTGTTTTTAGACTATGACGGCACACTTTCCCCTATTGTTGAAGACCCTGATAAGGCTTTCATGTCTACTGAG ATGCGTGCGGCACTGCGTGAAGTAGCAAAACAATTTCCAACATCTATAATCAGCGGTAGGAGCCGAGACAAG GTTAAAGAATTTGTACAGTTAAATAATGTATGTTATGCTGGAAGTCATGGGCTAGACATTATGCAACCTCCCAAATCCTGTGATAAAAAG GGAAATGAAGGCGCCTTTCAACCCGCTAAGTTATTTTTACCTGCAATTCAAGAG ATCTCAATGGAGTTGGAACACAAAATTGGAGAAACACAAGGTGCTAAGATAGAGGACAACATGTTTTGCATCTCTGTACATTATCGACAAGTTCCACCGCAG GATCAAGGAAATTTAAAGGAGAAAGTGAAATCTGTGGTTGAAAATCGTCCCGAATTTCGTCttactgagggtaaaatg GTACTAGAAGTGCGGCCATCAATGGAGTGGAACAAAGGTGATGCCCTCAATTATTTGCTTCACACTTTAGGGTTCAGCAATGCCAATGATGTTCTCTCTTTGTACATTGGAGATGATCAAACTGACGAAGATGCATTCAAG GTGATAGCAGGTAAAAGGGAAGGGTTTCCCATCGTAGTGTCTTCCATTCCGAAGGAAACAAAAGCATGGTACTCCTTACGCGATCCATCAGAAGTCTTAGCTTTCCTATTACGTCTAGCCAAATGGAACAAATCCCAGGCTTCCTTTCTTCAACTAGATTATGTTTGA